A genomic window from Salvia miltiorrhiza cultivar Shanhuang (shh) chromosome 5, IMPLAD_Smil_shh, whole genome shotgun sequence includes:
- the LOC131025945 gene encoding uncharacterized protein LOC131025945: protein MPFFKILRKGTKFLWTEECRAAFEDLKVYLAKLPTLTKPVPGETLYLYIAVGKDAISSVHIREEGSHQKPIYFVSRIIQGPELNYTEIEKAALAVMVTARKLRPYFLSHRVVVRTALPFKQVLGRPDLSGRMVKWAVELGEYDVEYEPRTAIKAQALADFIQETTRRPVPEFWVAFVDGSVTKDGCGIGVYITSPGYGTYQFAIKFTCRLSNNEAEYEAVVRGAHILSELKAECVIIKTDSQLVAQQYSGGYSVKDERMRAYHRKLSEMKDKFMEFKIEQISREDNTKANLLARMASAVEQTWSDEIILLCDTRDMGTSQVFSVEIRDDWRAPILHFLKTGERLSKESNQRARYENYCLLNDQLYKRSFTQPLLKCLSPEEANFALNEVHAGCCGGHTGFWDLVRKIIRAGFYWPNINKDAREFVRKCEACQRHAGRINVPGEPMGVMYAACPFNKWGINIVGKLPMAPGGKCFLLVAVDYFSKWVEAEAVGKIDEVTVKRFIWRNICCRFGVPMIIVSDNGTQFTGQRIVDFCDRMDITQRFVSVAHPQANGQVELANRTICKGIKKRLTQSKGKWVEELDTVLWAYRTSPKTATGEAPFTLVYGSNAVIPAEARLESYRITTYDTEHNAELRRAELDLVEAQRDEARVRAAKYKGIIKAGYDKRVRARKLSKGDLVLKRADALKAVGKFEANWEGPFIITEVIGGGAYTLSDPDGRALPRPWNINSLKKFYV from the coding sequence atgccgtttttcaaaatcttaaggaAGGGCACTAAATTTctatggacagaggaatgccgagcggcATTTGAAGATCTCAAGGTATATCTAGCAAAActcccgactctgaccaagccggtcccgggagaaacgttgtatctgtACATAGCAGTGGGGAAAGACGCAATCAGCTCTGTGCATatcagagaggagggaagtcaCCAGAAACCTATCTACTTCGTCAGCCGAATCATCCAGGGTCCTGAATTGAACTACACAGAGAtagagaaggctgctctggcggtcatggtcacGGCGAGAAAGTTGAGGCCATATTTTCTGtcacatcgggtagtggtgcgcACTGCCTTACCTTTCAAACAAGTGCTAGGGCGCCCGGACTTGTCGGGCAGAATGGTGAAGTGGGCTGTGGAGTTGGGGGAGTATGATGTGGAGTACGAGCCAAGAACAGCGATCAAAGCACAAGCGTTGGCAGATTTCATCCAAGAAACAACTCGCCGTCCCGTACCGGAATTTTGGGTTGCCTTTGTGGACGGATCAGTGACAAAAGATGGATGCGGAATTGGGGTATATATCACATCACCAGGGTATGGTACATATCagtttgcaatcaaattcacttgccgactgtccaacaatgaagcggaATATGAAGCTGTGGTCAGAGGGGCACACATTTTATCAGAACTCAAGGCCGAATGTGTCATCATCAAGACAGATTCCCAGTTAGTGGCCCAACAATATTCAGGGGGTTATAGTGTCAAAGACGAACGCATGAGGGCGTACCACCGCAAGCTCAGCGAGATGAAGGACAAGTTTATGGAATTCAAAATCGAGCAGATTTCTCGGGAGGATAATACGAAAGCAAACCTACTGGCGCGAATGGCTAGTGCAGTGGAACAAACCTGGagtgatgaaattattttactctgtgataccagagataTGGGGACTTCACAGGTCTTCTCCGTAGAAATCAGAGACGACTGGCGGGCTCCTATTTTACACTTtctcaagacaggggagcggttgAGCAAGGAATCTAATCAGAGGGCACGATACGAAAATTATTGCTTACTTAATGACCAACTCTACAAACGATCCTTTACTCAGCCTTTACTAAAGTGCttatctccagaggaagctaactttgcgTTAAATGAAGTTCATGCAGGTTGTTGTGGTGGTCACACGGGATTCTGGGACCTTGTACGcaaaatcattcgggcagggttctactGGCCTAATATCAACAAAGACGCCAGAGAGTTTGTCCGCAAGTGCGAGGCTTGCCAGAGACACGCTGGGAGAATCAACGTTCCAGGGGAGCCTATGGGCGTTATGTACGCTGCATGTCCATTCAACAAATGGGGTATCAACATAGTCGGGAAGCTGCCCATGGCACCAGGAGGCAAATGTTTTCTACTCGTAGCGGTGGACTACTTTTCTAAGTGGGTAGAGGCTGAAGCTGTGGGAAAAATTGATGAGGTGACTGTGAAGCGCTTCATTTGGCGGAATATATGCTGCAGATTTGGTGTGCCCATGATCATCGTCTCTGACAACGGAACCCAGTTCACTGGGCAGAGGATCGTGGATTTCTGTGATCGGATGGACATCACTCAAAGATTCGTCTCGGTAGCTCATCCGCAAGCGAATGGCCAAGTGGAGTTGGCCAATAGGACAATATGCAaagggatcaagaagaggctgacTCAGAGCAAAGGCAAATGGGTTGAGGAGCTGGATACCGTACTTTGGGCCTACCgcactagcccaaagacagccACGGGTGAAGCACCATTCACTCTGGTGTATGGATCTAATGCGGTAATACCAGCAGAGGCAAGATTGGAATCATATCGAATAACAACCTACGATACTGAGCACAATGCTGAACTTCGCCGAGCAGAGCTAGAtttggtggaagcacagagggatgaAGCCCGGGTCAGAGCAGCAAAATACAAAGGCATTATCAAGGCAGGGTATGACAAGCGGGTCAGAGCGCGGAAATTGTCAAAGGGAGATCTGGTTCTCAAGCGGGCTGATGCATTgaaggcagtgggcaagttcgaAGCTAATTGGGAAGGCCCGTTTATCATCACAGAGGTCATAGGGGGTGGAGCTTATACattgtcggatccagacggcagagctcttccTAGACCATGGAATATTAACAGTCTCAAAAAGTTttatgtataa
- the LOC131024481 gene encoding phosphatidylinositol 4-kinase gamma 5-like yields the protein MSPNLDSPVRTEMAVSFFKSPLGGGEHLQTNMMENKTTGRRRVFVQTESGCVLGMELDRSDNAHTVKRRLQLALNFPIEESSLTFGDMILKNDLSAIRKDSALLLTRNFLHRSSSTPCLSPTGRDMQQRDQSGPIEILGHSTCFAKTKNLVKEIVKGMKNGVDPLPVHSGLGGAYYFRNVRGECVAIVKPTDEEPFAPNNPKGFVGKALGQPGLKRSVRVGETGFREVAAYLLDYDNFANVPPTALVKITHSIFNVNDGVSGNKPQNKKIVSKIASFQQFIPHDFDASDHGTSSFPVSAVHRIGILDIRILNTDRHAGNLLVRKLDGFGQFGQVELIPIDHGLCLPESLEDPYFEWIHWPQASIPFSDDELEYIENLDPARDAEMLRSELPMIRDACLRVLYLCTTFLKEAAAQGLCLAEIGEMMSREFRSGEEEPSELEVICIEARRFMAEEMSSPKSGADFVDAFQFDIDCDEGGHDFTPQFSSEDFVGGMPLHFGFGSVNGRMPLSKLEESIDEVESEGEGEEENGFISVPPLTRSKTIPKLSMSLKNTSLGEKNPKFPKFSGMKPDNGYNLASSSSGHRSANEQLPPSASFVKLADMNEEEWGVFLDKFQELLRPALVQRNSISVGQRQRQRLGTSCKF from the coding sequence ATGTCTCCTAACCTTGATAGCCCTGTTCGAACAGAGATGGCTGTGTCATTTTTCAAGAGTCCTCTTGGTGGTGGGGAGCACCTTCAAACGAATATGATGGAAAACAAAACGACTGGTAGGAGACGTGTTTTTGTGCAAACTGAGTCGGGTTGTGTGTTAGGAATGGAGTTGGACAGGAGTGACAATGCACATACTGTGAAGAGGAGGCTGCAGCTTGCCCTCAATTTTCCCATTGAAGAAAGTTCATTGACATTTGGTGATATGATTCTTAAGAATGATCTGAGTGCCATTCGGAAGGATTCCGCTCTTCTGTTGACCAGGAATTTCCTCCATAGAAGCTCATCAACTCCCTGTTTGTCTCCCACAGGTAGGGACATGCAACAGAGAGATCAGAGTGGGCCAATTGAGATTTTGGGACACTCGACATGTTTTGCTAAGACAAAAAATCTAGTCAAGGAAATTGTGAAGGGAATGAAGAATGGGGTTGATCCACTACCTGTTCACAGTGGGCTTGGGGGAGCATACTACTTCAGGAATGTCAGAGGTGAGTGTGTTGCTATTGTGAAGCCCACAGATGAGGAACCATTTGCACCAAATAATCCGAAGGGCTTTGTTGGTAAAGCTCTTGGACAACCTGGCTTAAAGCGTTCCGTAAGGGTAGGGGAGACTGGCTTCAGAGAGGTTGCTGCTTATCTCCTTGATTACGATAATTTTGCAAATGTTCCACCCACTGCATTAGTGAAGATTACTCACTCAATCTTCAATGTTAATGATGGTGTCAGTGGAAACAAGCCCCAGAACAAGAAAATTGTTAGCAAGATTGCATCCTTTCAGCAGTTCATTCCCCATGATTTTGATGCCAGTGACCATGGAACCTCGAGTTTCCCTGTTTCAGCTGTGCATCGCATTGGGATATTAGACATTAGGATTCTTAACACGGATAGGCATGCTGGTAACCTTTTAGTTAGAAAACTTGATGGCTTTGGGCAGTTTGGTCAAGTTGAATTAATCCCTATTGATCATGGTCTTTGCTTACCTGAGAGTTTAGAAGACCCATATTTTGAGTGGATTCACTGGCCTCAGGCTTCAATTCCGTTCTCAGATGATGAACTTGAGTACATAGAAAATCTTGATCCTGCTCGTGATGCGGAGATGCTACGAAGTGAGCTCCCTATGATTCGAGATGCGTGCTTGCGTGTCTTATACCTTTGTACAACTTTCCTGAAGGAAGCTGCTGCACAAGGTCTCTGCCTTGCAGAGATTGGTGAGATGATGAGTAGGGAGTTCCGCAGTGGTGAGGAGGAACCAAGTGAGCTCGAGGTCATATGCATCGAGGCGAGAAGGTTTATGGCTGAAGAGATGTCATCTCCAAAGTCTGGAGCAGACTTTGTTGATGCTTTCCAGTTTGACATAGATTGTGATGAAGGTGGCCATGATTTCACCCCACAATTCTCCTCGGAAGACTTCGTTGGAGGAATGCCCTTACATTTTGGGTTTGGAAGTGTCAATGGTCGTATGCCTCTTTCCAAACTAGAGGAGAGCATTGATGAAGTGGAAAgtgaaggagaaggagaagaggagAATGGGTTTATTAGTGTTCCACCCTTAACAAGAAGTAAAACTATCCCGAAACTTTCCATGTCTCTGAAAAACACTAGCTTAGGCGAGAAAAACCCAAAGTTCCCCAAGTTCTCTGGGATGAAGCCTGATAATGGTTATAACCTTGCTAGTTCCTCGTCCGGCCATCGAAGTGCAAATGAGCAGCTCCCTCCAAGCGCGAGCTTCGTGAAGCTCGCGGATATGAACGAGGAAGAATGGGGAGTGTTTCTGGACAAGTTTCAGGAGCTGCTCAGGCCTGCTTTAGTGCAGCGAAATTCCATCAGCGTTGGCCAGAGGCAGAGACAGAGGCTTGGGACTTCTTGCAAGTTTTGA